The following proteins are encoded in a genomic region of Aquifex aeolicus VF5:
- a CDS encoding glycosyltransferase family 2 protein, with protein sequence MISVVIPAYNEEENIPVLYEKLKKVLDSLGEDYEIIFVDDGSTDRTPEILKEIANKDKKVKVIRFRRNYGQTAAIYAGFEHAKGDVIITMDADLQNDPEDIPKLLEKMKEGYDIVSGWRKDRKDPFLSRKLPSKIANWIISKVTGVELHDYGCTLKAYKADIAKMYRLYGDMHRFLPALAKRFGAKITEIPVRHHPRLYGRSKYGIDRTIRVILDIFLVKFLNEYITRPLYVFGGIGFILFTLGFLIGLYLTVLKLFFGENIGNRPLLILGVLLILSGIQLISTGIIAELIVRTYYESRGEKPYIIEEKINFNGVDKDGSNT encoded by the coding sequence ATGATTTCGGTCGTCATTCCCGCCTACAACGAGGAAGAAAATATTCCCGTTCTTTACGAGAAGTTAAAGAAGGTTCTTGATTCTTTGGGAGAAGACTACGAAATAATATTCGTAGACGACGGTTCAACAGATAGGACTCCTGAAATTTTAAAGGAAATAGCGAATAAGGATAAAAAGGTAAAGGTAATAAGGTTTAGGAGGAATTACGGGCAAACCGCTGCCATATACGCGGGATTTGAACACGCAAAGGGAGATGTGATAATAACCATGGACGCGGATCTCCAGAACGATCCAGAAGACATTCCTAAACTCCTGGAGAAGATGAAAGAAGGCTACGACATAGTGAGCGGTTGGAGAAAGGATAGAAAAGATCCCTTCCTCTCGAGAAAACTCCCTTCAAAGATAGCAAACTGGATCATTTCAAAAGTAACGGGAGTAGAACTCCACGACTACGGATGTACACTTAAAGCTTACAAGGCTGACATAGCAAAGATGTACAGGCTGTACGGCGATATGCACAGGTTTCTACCAGCTCTTGCAAAACGCTTCGGTGCAAAGATAACAGAAATCCCCGTAAGGCACCACCCGAGGCTATACGGAAGGTCAAAGTACGGAATAGACAGGACAATAAGGGTTATACTGGACATTTTCCTTGTTAAGTTCCTAAACGAGTATATAACAAGACCTCTTTACGTATTCGGTGGGATAGGTTTTATACTTTTCACTCTGGGATTTTTAATTGGGCTTTACCTTACGGTTTTGAAACTCTTCTTCGGGGAAAACATAGGAAACAGGCCTCTGCTCATCCTGGGAGTCCTTTTAATACTTTCCGGTATTCAACTTATATCCACCGGGATTATAGCGGAACTAATT